The following is a genomic window from Bacillota bacterium.
AAGGAGCAGCCGGGCCGAGACCTTGATCTGACCCGGTTTGAGCCCGAGGAGTCTTCCGATGGCGTCTAACAAAGTCGCACCCCCTTAAGCCCTCATTGACCGGCGGTCACCCGGACCGCCTCGGGCGCCAGCCCGTAGTAACCGGCCAGGGTCCTGGCCAGGGTCGAGCAGAGGACGGCGTCGGCCGGCGGGACCTCGCCGGTCGCGGCGTCGGTCGCGGCGGCTGCGGCGTCCGGCCCGCCGAAGTCGATCTGGACCGGGTCGACCGGCACGACGACGGTCGACTCGGATGGCGCGGCGGGCCTGGCGGCGACCACCCGGATTGACCTGACCGCCCCGAAAGTCGATGACTTTGGATCGGCGTCGAGGTCGACGGAGACCGAGCGGGCCTCGGCCCCGGTCATCGACGCGATCGCGGTGACCTGGCGCTCCAGGGCCAGGCGGTACTGGTCCAGGGCCGCCCGATCGTGACCGGCCTGCAGCTCTCGGCCCTTGGCCAGGACGGCCGCGGTGTCGGGCGAGTTGGCCGCCGCCGCCTCCAGAAAGGCCGTGTCCACTGCGACCTGCTGGTGAAAGAACCCGATCAGCGGCTGAATGATCGCCAGGAGGATGAAGAACCCGACCACCAGCCGGGCAAAGCGCTGCAGGTCGCCCTGCGGCAGGACCATCTCGAGGAAGCCGGCGGCGATGATCACCACGGCGATGTTCCTGACCCAGAGCTTCACGCCTTCGAGAATCTCCACCAGATCACCTCATCATCACGGCGGCGTTGCCGGCCAGGAGGATCATGGTCGTGCCGATGAAGAACATCAGGGCGACCGTGGCGACGCTGACGAACACGAGGTTCAACGCGTTGCCGATGCCGTTGAGACAATCGACGACGCGGCCCGCCCCCACCGGTTGGACGATGACCGCCGCGAGGCGATAGACGACGATCACCGCGGCCACCTTGACCAACGGAAAGACCGTCATCACCAGGACGGCCGTCGCCCCCATCAGGCCGACCGCGTTCTTCAGGGCCAGGGAACCGCCGATGACCAGCTCGGCGGCGTCGCCAAACATCTTGCCAATGACCGGGATGAAGCTGGAGGCCATGAACTTGGCCGTCCGCAAGGTCACGCCGTCGGCCACCGAGCCGGCCGCCCCCTCGATGACGACGACCCCGAGGAACAGGCTGAAGAGGGCGCCGAGGACGGCCAGGGAGGCCTGACGCAGGAAATTGGACAGGTTCGAGATCTTGAAGCTGTCCGAGAGGGAACCGACGATCTCGATCACCGCGGCGAAAAAGAGCAGTGGGAAGATGACGTCGCGGACGAGGAAGCCGATGAGGTTGATGGCGGCGATCATCGCCGGGTGGAAGAGCCCGGCGGTGGTCACCGCCCCCGTGCCGGCCAGGAGGGTGATGAGGACGGGCAGAAGGGCCCACATGAAGCTGGTCAGGTCGTCGATGACCCCCTTGGCCGCGGTCACCGCGACCCCGAAACCGCCCATCGCCAGGACCACCATGACCAGGTAGACCACGAAGTAGGCGAGTTTGCCCACGCTCTCCCGCTCGAAGGCGCTCTGGAGGTTCTGGAGCAGGGCCGCCAGGACGGCCAGGATGACCAGCCGCCCGAGGAGGCGCGAGTTGGCCAGGACCTCGCGGAAGAGGTAGTTGACGATGCCCCGCCCAAGTTTGGCGAAGCCGTAACCGGCCGACTGGCCGCGGAAGAAGCCGATGAAGTCATCGAGCTTGAGGGGCGGGGCGTTCTCGCCGAGCTGGCGGTTGAGTTCGTCGAGCATCTGCTGGACCCCGGCCATGTCCACGGCGTTCAGGTCGTCCTCCTGGGAGCGCTCGATGGCGGGCTCCCGGGCCGGCGGCGATGGGGCGGCCGGGTCGACGGGCGCGGCGGCGGCGACGGGTCCGGCCGCCCACGCCAGGAGGCCCAAGATGATGGCCGCCCCCAGGACCGTTAGGGCAGCAACTGCAAGATGACCTCGAGGATGGCGACGATGATCGGCACGGCGAGCACCATGATCAGGACCTTGCCGGCCAGTTCGACCTTGCCGGCCACGGCCGACTCCTGGGCGTCCCGGCAGACCTGGGCCCCGAACTCGGCGATGTAGGCAATGCCGATGATCTTCAGGACCGTGTCGAAGTAGAGAAAGTTCAAGTTGGCCCGCGAGGCCAAGTCGCGCAGGGTGGCAAAGACCAGCCCGAGCCGGTCGATGAGGAGCAAGAAGATGGTGATGGCCACGACGACGGTCAGCGGCAGGGCGACCTCGCTGCGAAACTGCCGCACCACGGCGATGACCATGGCCCCGACGATGGCGATGGCCACGATCTGAAAGATCTCCAAAGGGCTCAACTCCCGCGCTCATAGCTGGAACATGGTCCTGACCGAGTTGAAGAAGTCGGCGACCAGCTGGATGACCATGAGGAAGATGATGATCACCCCGACGAGACCGACCGCGAATCCCGCTTCCTTCCTGCCGGCCTGATCGAGGACGTGATAGAGGACGGCGGCGATGATCCCGATCCCGGCGATCTTGAAGATGACGTCGATGTTCACCGAGGACACCCTTCCCTTCGTGGGATGAAGCGGCTCTAGAGCAAGATGATTACCACCATCACCCCGCCCAGGAACCCGAGGTTCTTGTACAGCCTGGCCAGGCGCCCGGCCTCCCCGATGGCCTCGCCCTCGGCCCGGCGCAGGCGTTCCCGGGCCAAGCAGATGTGCTTGATCTGGTCCTCCCGGTCGGAGGCCCCCAGGGAGGCCCCGAAGTCCAGGAGGATGTCCCGGTCGGCCGCCTTGAGGGACGTCGCCGTCCAGACCTTCTGGACGGCCGACGACCAGACTTCGGCGGCCGGTCGCCCTTCCCCGCTGGTCAGGCAGCGCCGGGCCTCGGCCACGATTCCCCGGGCCGGCTGGCCCGACCGGGACGCGATCGACCCGAAGGCTTCGGCCAGCGGCGTGGCCGCGTAGGCGATCTCCGTTTCCAAGAGGCCCAGGGCCGAGATGAGCTCGGCCAGTTCCCGGGGTCTTCGCTCGTAGTTGGCGGCGGCCAGGAAGCCGAGGGCCGTCGCGGCGGCGATGACGATCAGCCCGCCGGCCAGCTTCAAAGCGAACATGGGTGCCCCTCCCCATCGAGGATGGCGATGACCGTCCCCGGGAGGGGGCGCCGTCCGAGGAAGACATAGTGGCCAAAGGCTCCGCTTTCGATGATCTCGCGGACGGCCGGGCGCCGCCGCAGCTCGTCGAGGGATGAGCCATGGGCCGAGCAAAGCACGGTGACCCCGGCGTTGACGGCCTCGCGGATGGACTCGGCGTCCTCCGGCCGCCCGACCTCGTCGGCCACCAGGACCTCGGGCCCGAGGGCGCGCAGAGCCATCATCATGCCGGCCGCCTTGGGGCAAGCGTCGAGGACGTCGGTCCGAGGCCCGACGTCCTTCTGGGGCACACCCTCGAAGCATCCGGCGATCTCGGAACGTTCATCGACGATGACCACCTTGAGACCGGGGCGTCCCGGCCCGCCGAGGCTCATCGAGCGGGCCAGGTCGCGGAGGACGGTGGTCTTGCCGGCCCGCGGCGGCGAAACCACCAGGGCGCTGCAGGGCCGTTCGCGCCCGGGCGGCCAGATGACCTCGAGGACCCGGGCCCCCGCCCCGGGGAACTCCCGGGACACCCGGATGACCAGACCGCCCAGGTGTTTGAGGGTGCGCACGCGGCCGTCCTCGACCACCGCCCGCCCGGCCAGCCCAACCCGGTGGCCGCCGGAAAGCGTGATGTACCCATTCCTGAGTTCCTCCTCGAGGGCGTACAGAGAACTGCCGGTGATCAGTTCGACGGTGGACCGGAAGTCGGCGGCCGAGACCACCACGTTCGAGAGGAAGACCTCCCCGGCCGTGCCGACCAGGTGCAGGGGCCGGCCCACACGGAGCCGGATCTCCTCGAGGCCGGCCAGGAACGATGAGTCGACCCCGGACAGGGCCACGCGCAGTCCATCGGCCAGCAGCGGCAGGACTTGGCGGGTCAGGGCGAGGTCGCTGGAAGTCACCGAACAAACGGCCATGCGCCCCACCCCCTGTCCACCTGGGTCTGTCCCGAAGATATGCTCTGCGTGAGAGGTTTATGACGAAAACTGGAAGGCCCGCCATTTGGCGGGCCCCCGGTCGTCATCGCGATCAGTTCTTAGTTTGGTCGCCCAGGTTCGGCCGGAACCGGCCGAGCCGCAGCCCCCGGCCCCTACTCCCGGGGTTCGATCTGGGACCACTCTTCCTCCGTGTCATCGTCGATCAGTTCGTCTTCCCCGGAGCGTATCTCGAGCTGGCCCTCGTCGTTGGAGTAGACCACCTCGCCACAGTTGGGGCAGGTGATCTCGACGTCCATGTCGTCGTTGGTCAGGGACTTCTCGAAGAGGACGGTCTCCCCGCAGCGGGGGCACCGGGCCTCGACGAAGTCGTCCTCGGCCGCGTTGAAGTAGTAGTCGTCCTCCAGGTTGGATAGGTCCTCATCGACGACCTCCAGATACTCGCCGAAGCGCTCCTGCTCCTCCTTGAGGTCCTCGATCTCCTCGACGACGGCTTCGAGGACACTGAGGACGCCCGCGAGGACCTTGCCCTCGGTGCTGTCTTGGGTGACTTTCAGCCCCTCGGCCAACCCTTCGAGATAGGAAACACGCTCTCTGAGATCCTCCATGAGGCCCGACCTCCTTACCGCGCTAGCAGCAAAGCTAGTATCCCAGCGCCCAAAGCAAAATAATCGTCCCGGCGGTCGACCCTCCGGCCGCGTTGGAACCATCTGGTTCGTGCCAAAACCGCCACAGGCTGACTCTTTTGCCACCAACCCATTGCCTTTTCCTCTGCTAGATATTATAATGTCTGTCATGCACGGACAAATGTCCACCTGGCATGGAGGAGCACCCGTGGGCCTGGACACCGACTACTACGTCATCAAGACGGCCGTTCTGCCGGAGATCCTCCGCAAGACGATCATGGCCAAAGAGCTGCTCCAGCAGCAGAAGGTGGCCACGGTCAACGACGCGGTCCAGAAGGTCGGGATGAGCCGCAGCGTCTTCTACAAGTACAGGGACCACATCTTCCCCTTCTATGAGTTCAACCGGGGCCGCATCGTCACCCTCGGGCTGACCCTGGAAGACCGCCCCGGCGTCCTTTCCTCCCTCCTCGACCGGATCGCCCGGGCCGGCGGGAACATCCTGACCATCAATCAGAACATCCCCATCCACGGCACGGCCAACCTGACCCTTTCCGTCCGCACCGCCAACCTGCGCGGCGGTCCCGAGGGGTTGTTCCGGGGGCTCGAAAAGTCGGACGGAGTTCAGAAGGTGGAGATCCTCGCACAGGAATAGGGGTGAATGATCATGGCTCTCATCGGACTACTGGGCCTCGGCACCGTCGGGACCGGGGTCGTCGAAGTCCTCACCAATAACCGCGAAGACATCACCCGCCGGGCCGGCGAACCCATCACCATCGGGCCGATCCTGGTCCGGGAGACGGGCAAGGCCCGGGCGATCGCCCCCGAGCTGGTCCACCTGACCACCGACCCGGCCGAGGTCGTCACCGCCCCGGACGTCGACATCGTCGTTGAGGCCATGGGCGGCACCATCCCGGCCCTGACCTACATCCAGACCGCACTGGCCCACGGGAAGCACGTCGTCACGGCCAACAAGGAGGTCGTCTCCGAGCACGGCCAGGAGCTCTTCGAGGCGGCCGCGGCCAACCGCTGCCATCTTCTCTTCGAGGCCAGCGTGGGCGGGGGCATCCCGTTGATCACCCCCCTCAAGCGGTGCCTGGCCGCCAATGAGATCGATGAAGTGAGCGCCATCATCAACGGGACGACCAACTACATCCTGACCGAGATGGCCGTCCGCAAGAAGGACTTCAATGAGGTCCTCCGCGAGGCCCAGGCCCTGGGCTACGCCGAGACCGACCCCTCGGCCGACGTCGACGGCCTGGATGCCGCAAGGAAGCTGGCCATCATGGCTTCGATCGTCTTCAACACCCGGATCACCCCGGGCGTCATCCGGACCGAGGGCATCCGCCGGGTCTCGCGACGCGATACGGAGGTCGCCGACGAGCTGGGCTGCGTCATCAAGCTCGTGGCCACGGCCAGACAAGAAGAGGCCCGCATCTTCGCCGCGGTCTCCCCCACCCTGCTCCCCAGGCGTAATCCGCTGGCCTTCATCGACGGGGTCCAGAATGCCGTGCTGGTCAGGGGGCGCCCGGTCGGCCAGGTCATGTTCGCCGGGCCGGGGGCCGGCCGGGGGGCGACGGCCAGCGCCGTGGTGGGCGACATCATGGAGATCGTCCGTTCGCGGACCCGCCCGACGGAAACCCAGTGTACCTGCTTCAGCCACAAGGCGGTGGCCCCGGCGGAGGAATCGGTGTCCCGGTTCTACCTCCGGCTCGAGGCCCCTCTGTCCCTCGGGCCGTTGAACCGGCTGTCGAAGGTTTTCTCCGCCGCCGGGGTGGCCCTGGAAGCCCTGACCGACCGGCCCATCCCCTCCGGCCGCTCGGAGGTGGTCATCGTGACCAGGCCGGCCCGGGAGATGGACGTCCGGGCGGCGGCCACCGAGTGCGCCCTGAGCGAACGGAGCATCGTCGTCGAGAGCCTCCTGAGGATGGCCGGCGACGCCGGAGAGCGGGCCAACCAGCCATTCTTCCGGTCGGCGGCGGCGACCCGCTAGTTCTGCCGCCCCTTAGCTTCCACTGCGCACCCCTTCAGCACCATCAATCCGGCACAGCAAGGTGAGGACCAGCCCAAGATGAGCATTCTCGTGCAGAAATACGGTGGAACCTCGGTCGCCGACGAAGAACGGATCCGCCACGTCGCCCGCCGGGTGGTCAAGGGCAAGGCCGCGGGCCATCAGATGGTGGTCGTCGTCTCGGCCCAGGGGGACACCACCGACCACCTCCTCGACCTGGCCCACAAGATCAACCCCGCGCCCTCCGACCGCGAACTGGACATGCTCCTAGCCGTCGGCGAGCAGATCTCCATCTCCCTTCTGGCGATGGCCATCGAGTCCCTCGTCCACCCGGTCATCTCCCTCACCGGGGCGCAGGTCGGCATCTACACCGACGAGGCCCACAAGAAGGCCCGGATCATCAGGGTCAACTCCAAGCGGATCGCCAGGGAGCTGTCGGCCGGGAAGATCGTCATTGTCGCCGGTTTCCAGGGCATCAATCAGAAGAACGACATCACCACCCTCGGCCGCGGTGGCTCGGACACGACCGCCGTCGCCCTGGCCGCCGCCCTCGGCGCCGAACGGTGCGAGATCTATACCGACGTGGACGGGGTCTACACGGCCGACCCGCGGGTCGTCAAGGATGCCTTCAAGCTGGACCAGATCTCCCACGAGGAGATGCTCGAACTGGCCAGCCTGGGCGCCCAGGTGCTCCACCCACGCTCGGTGGAACTGGCCAAGCAGTATGGGGTCAAACTCGCGGTCCTGTCGAGCTTCAGCGAAGCCGAGGGAACCATCGTCAAGGGGGCCGAGGAGATGGAAGACGTCCTTCAAGTCAGTGGGGTCACCAGCGACCAGAAGATCGCCCGGGTCGCCATCCTGGAGGTGCCCGACCGCCCCGGTGTGGCCTTCCGGATCATGGGCGACCTGGCCGCCGGGAACATCGTCGTCGACATGATCATCCAGAGCGTCAGCCGCGACCACATCAACGACATGTCCTTCACCCTCGGCGAGGATGACCTCGACCGGGCCATGGTCATCCTCCAGAAGACCATCGCCGACCTGGGGGCCAAGGACGTCGTTTACGACCGAAACGTGGCCAAGGTGTCCATCGTCGGGATCGGGATGAAGGAGAAGGCCGGCGTGGCCTCGGCGATGTTCCAGGCCCTGTCCGAACGGGGGATCAACATCCAGATGATCAGCTCGTCGGAGATCAAGATCTCCTGCCTGATCGACCGGGAGCGGGCCGACGAGGCCGTCCGGGCGATCCACGCGAAGTTCTTCACCAGCGGGATGGAAATCGCCGCCCAGGCGGGGTAGAGGGCGGTCTTCCCCGCCCCGGCCGATCGTCTACACCGGCGGTCCACACCCATCCCCATCAAATCGGGTAGGAGGCGGGTTCGCCCCGCCGTCCTCCCACACCACCACCATCAACCCGGATGACCCGAATCGAGTCCAGAAGTGAGTAGGGGAACATCGACTTGGAAACCGCCCCCTGGTAGAATGAACTTGCCAGCTCAGTTGGGGGGGCGGTTCTTCATGGGTCGGGCCTAGTTCTTCCGGCAGAAGCTTGTCAGCCATGTGGACTCCGTCATGGTCAAGACTGTGTATTCGTGGTTACTGCAGCAGACACGAGAGCGCTTTGGGGTGGCGGCTGACGAGGCAGGGCAAGTGGCTCAAAAGGGGTACCTTCTGCTCACGCGAACATTGGTCAAGCGTTCCGAAGAGCAGGTTGTGTTCATGGCTATCGCTGGGCGGGAGATTCACCGGAAGCGCCCGGCCCAGGATCTCCCCCGCCGGGAGGTGGTGCTCACGCCCTGGGGCCACGACGACCTGGAGGTGCACCGAGAGTTCGGCCTCAAGGCTCTCCAGAACGCCCGTCTGGCTCGGCTCATCGAAGAGGCTTACTGCCAAGACGCCTCCCTCTCCACCAGAATGCCCTGTCTCTTGACCAACATCACTCCCAAGTCCATCCGGGAACGGCTCATCCCTCTGTGGGGGGCAGATATCCGTCTTCCAGTGGCGGGCACGGCCAA
Proteins encoded in this region:
- the spoIIIAA gene encoding stage III sporulation protein AA; translated protein: MAVCSVTSSDLALTRQVLPLLADGLRVALSGVDSSFLAGLEEIRLRVGRPLHLVGTAGEVFLSNVVVSAADFRSTVELITGSSLYALEEELRNGYITLSGGHRVGLAGRAVVEDGRVRTLKHLGGLVIRVSREFPGAGARVLEVIWPPGRERPCSALVVSPPRAGKTTVLRDLARSMSLGGPGRPGLKVVIVDERSEIAGCFEGVPQKDVGPRTDVLDACPKAAGMMMALRALGPEVLVADEVGRPEDAESIREAVNAGVTVLCSAHGSSLDELRRRPAVREIIESGAFGHYVFLGRRPLPGTVIAILDGEGHPCSL
- the spoIIIAD gene encoding stage III sporulation protein AD; its protein translation is MEIFQIVAIAIVGAMVIAVVRQFRSEVALPLTVVVAITIFLLLIDRLGLVFATLRDLASRANLNFLYFDTVLKIIGIAYIAEFGAQVCRDAQESAVAGKVELAGKVLIMVLAVPIIVAILEVILQLLP
- the spoIIIAB gene encoding stage III sporulation protein SpoIIIAB yields the protein MFALKLAGGLIVIAAATALGFLAAANYERRPRELAELISALGLLETEIAYAATPLAEAFGSIASRSGQPARGIVAEARRCLTSGEGRPAAEVWSSAVQKVWTATSLKAADRDILLDFGASLGASDREDQIKHICLARERLRRAEGEAIGEAGRLARLYKNLGFLGGVMVVIILL
- a CDS encoding ACT domain-containing protein, encoding MGLDTDYYVIKTAVLPEILRKTIMAKELLQQQKVATVNDAVQKVGMSRSVFYKYRDHIFPFYEFNRGRIVTLGLTLEDRPGVLSSLLDRIARAGGNILTINQNIPIHGTANLTLSVRTANLRGGPEGLFRGLEKSDGVQKVEILAQE
- a CDS encoding AraC family transcriptional regulator, translating into MEDLRERVSYLEGLAEGLKVTQDSTEGKVLAGVLSVLEAVVEEIEDLKEEQERFGEYLEVVDEDLSNLEDDYYFNAAEDDFVEARCPRCGETVLFEKSLTNDDMDVEITCPNCGEVVYSNDEGQLEIRSGEDELIDDDTEEEWSQIEPRE
- the spoIIIAE gene encoding stage III sporulation protein AE, which translates into the protein MGLLAWAAGPVAAAAPVDPAAPSPPAREPAIERSQEDDLNAVDMAGVQQMLDELNRQLGENAPPLKLDDFIGFFRGQSAGYGFAKLGRGIVNYLFREVLANSRLLGRLVILAVLAALLQNLQSAFERESVGKLAYFVVYLVMVVLAMGGFGVAVTAAKGVIDDLTSFMWALLPVLITLLAGTGAVTTAGLFHPAMIAAINLIGFLVRDVIFPLLFFAAVIEIVGSLSDSFKISNLSNFLRQASLAVLGALFSLFLGVVVIEGAAGSVADGVTLRTAKFMASSFIPVIGKMFGDAAELVIGGSLALKNAVGLMGATAVLVMTVFPLVKVAAVIVVYRLAAVIVQPVGAGRVVDCLNGIGNALNLVFVSVATVALMFFIGTTMILLAGNAAVMMR
- a CDS encoding homoserine dehydrogenase, which translates into the protein MALIGLLGLGTVGTGVVEVLTNNREDITRRAGEPITIGPILVRETGKARAIAPELVHLTTDPAEVVTAPDVDIVVEAMGGTIPALTYIQTALAHGKHVVTANKEVVSEHGQELFEAAAANRCHLLFEASVGGGIPLITPLKRCLAANEIDEVSAIINGTTNYILTEMAVRKKDFNEVLREAQALGYAETDPSADVDGLDAARKLAIMASIVFNTRITPGVIRTEGIRRVSRRDTEVADELGCVIKLVATARQEEARIFAAVSPTLLPRRNPLAFIDGVQNAVLVRGRPVGQVMFAGPGAGRGATASAVVGDIMEIVRSRTRPTETQCTCFSHKAVAPAEESVSRFYLRLEAPLSLGPLNRLSKVFSAAGVALEALTDRPIPSGRSEVVIVTRPAREMDVRAAATECALSERSIVVESLLRMAGDAGERANQPFFRSAAATR
- a CDS encoding DUF1670 domain-containing protein — encoded protein: MVKTVYSWLLQQTRERFGVAADEAGQVAQKGYLLLTRTLVKRSEEQVVFMAIAGREIHRKRPAQDLPRREVVLTPWGHDDLEVHREFGLKALQNARLARLIEEAYCQDASLSTRMPCLLTNITPKSIRERLIPLWGADIRLPVAGTAKKYRRGQVFRSTAALAQFLAGEQPSAIRQRLWVSLTTWQQYQVDFLHVAQLTGEGLEATSIAQHLTLDPTLDAVRHTLWPLLTPADSTRPLRPVC
- the spoIIIAF gene encoding stage III sporulation protein AF translates to MEILEGVKLWVRNIAVVIIAAGFLEMVLPQGDLQRFARLVVGFFILLAIIQPLIGFFHQQVAVDTAFLEAAAANSPDTAAVLAKGRELQAGHDRAALDQYRLALERQVTAIASMTGAEARSVSVDLDADPKSSTFGAVRSIRVVAARPAAPSESTVVVPVDPVQIDFGGPDAAAAATDAATGEVPPADAVLCSTLARTLAGYYGLAPEAVRVTAGQ
- the spoIIIAC gene encoding stage III sporulation protein AC translates to MNIDVIFKIAGIGIIAAVLYHVLDQAGRKEAGFAVGLVGVIIIFLMVIQLVADFFNSVRTMFQL
- a CDS encoding aspartate kinase, whose product is MSILVQKYGGTSVADEERIRHVARRVVKGKAAGHQMVVVVSAQGDTTDHLLDLAHKINPAPSDRELDMLLAVGEQISISLLAMAIESLVHPVISLTGAQVGIYTDEAHKKARIIRVNSKRIARELSAGKIVIVAGFQGINQKNDITTLGRGGSDTTAVALAAALGAERCEIYTDVDGVYTADPRVVKDAFKLDQISHEEMLELASLGAQVLHPRSVELAKQYGVKLAVLSSFSEAEGTIVKGAEEMEDVLQVSGVTSDQKIARVAILEVPDRPGVAFRIMGDLAAGNIVVDMIIQSVSRDHINDMSFTLGEDDLDRAMVILQKTIADLGAKDVVYDRNVAKVSIVGIGMKEKAGVASAMFQALSERGINIQMISSSEIKISCLIDRERADEAVRAIHAKFFTSGMEIAAQAG